In Panthera tigris isolate Pti1 chromosome C1, P.tigris_Pti1_mat1.1, whole genome shotgun sequence, the following proteins share a genomic window:
- the CC1H1orf127 gene encoding LOW QUALITY PROTEIN: uncharacterized protein C1orf127 homolog (The sequence of the model RefSeq protein was modified relative to this genomic sequence to represent the inferred CDS: inserted 2 bases in 1 codon; substituted 2 bases at 2 genomic stop codons), translated as MVATETQAGDQSGEKEDLEGPNHLNSFLTQRGYFLYPDPDGDFVFVSQYSACFVQKEQNYRLEIRIFQTGVRRLEQSVCFITKGPVLTSRLGQGGVYCGPTFVQVLNTSEGLLPLXLVNGFYACFLEDACPPGRRHGSAPPPPSPGGDTLPAGRPPASSPQFXSAGSAAMGGLWEGLCQSFALKPSDARLSPGLAATTSSEGLHPGEALSKVFLVSRPSISMTXLGSMRPEQSFARPPGSPLLLGILSGGMWLPGMLYQEPTEPTWATSPESHRACELQKNVEGLLRGPLAGPQNHACPGLRIRQGLDGTCAQSQCRVCVRTRVFPAMGDLQLSRGDLPGLQRSSLYC; from the exons ATGGTTGCTACAGAAACCCAAGCCGGGGACCAGAGTGGGGAGAAGGA GGACCTGGAGGGCCCCAACCACCTGAATTCTTTTCTTACCCAACGTGGCTACTTCCTGTATCCTGATCCTGACggtgactttgtttttgttt CTCAATACTCAGCCTGCTTCGTGCAGAAGGAG CAAAATTACAGGTTGGAAATCAGAATATTTCAAACAGGGGTGAGAAGGTTGGAGCAGAGTGTCTGCTTCATCACGAAGGGTCCAGTGTTAACGTCCAGGCTGGGCCAGGGGGGCGTCTACTGTGGGCCCACGTTCGTTCAA GTGCTCAACACCTCCGAGGGTCTCCTGCCACTCTAACTGGTGAACGGCTTCTATGCCTGTTTTCTAGAAGATGCTTGCCCACCGG GAAGGCGGCATGG GTCTGCTCCCCCTCCACCATCCCCAGGAGGGGACACCCTTCCAGCAGGAAGGccacctgcttcctctccccagtTCTAATCTGCGGGATCCGCCGCCATGGGTGGCCTCTGGGAAGGGCTTTGTCAGAGCTTTGCTCTCAAGCCTTCTGATGCCCGTCTGTCCCCTGGCCTCGCTGCTACAACTTCCTCTGAAGGGCTCCATCCTGGCGAGGCGTTG TCCAAAGTGTTCCTGGTCTCAAGGCCATCCATTTCCATGAC TTTAGGAAGTATGAGGCCTGAGCAGAGCTTTGCCCGGCCACCAGGAAGTCCCCTCCTGCTGGGAATATTGTCAGGGGGGATGTGGCTACCA GGGATGCTCTATCAGGAGCCCACAGAACCCACATGGGCAACCAGTCCCGAAAGTCACAGGGCTTGCGAGCTTCAGAAAAACGTGGAGGGGCTTCTGAGAGGCCCCCTGGCTGGG CCCCAGAACCACGCCTGCCCAGGGCTCCGGATCCGCCAGGGCCTGGATGGCACCTGTGCCCAATCCCAGTGCCGCGTGTGCGTGCGCACGAGGGTTTTCCCAGCCATGGGGGACCTCCAGCTGTCCCGTGGAGACCTTCCAGGTCTGCAGCGGTCATCTCTTTACTGCTGA